From the genome of Chloroflexota bacterium:
AGATGCCGCCGAGCAGCCCCCAGCCCACGCCGACCGCCCAGAACCGGGCCCGGCCCTCTCTCCGCACGGGAACCAGGTTGTACACCAACCCGAACGCGCCGGAGACGGTGAGGGCGAACAGCGTGGGCACGGCCAGGTTGAATGCCACCGACGGGATGATGCCCGTGAGCTTGATGAGCAGCGCCACCAGGTACTGGCCGTAGTAGTAGTAATTCATGTACCCGCCGGCGAAGTACGGATCGTACGGCGGGAAGTACGGGCTCCGCAGGATGGCGTTGAGGAAGGCGAACTCCATGAACTTCTCGCCGCCGTTCCACGGCTGCCATAGGTCGGGGTTCAGCAAGCGGATGAATACGAAGAACAGGAAGGCCAGGCCGAAGACCGCCTCGTGCAGGAGGATCAACGGCCGCTGCGCTCGCCAGAAGCTCGCCATCTCGGCCCGGTGCCGACGCCACAGCAGGTAGGAGAGCGCCGCCAGCAAGGCCAGCGCCAGATAGATCGTGGGCAGCGCGTTGCGCATGATCCGCAGGCTGGCCAGCATCCATACGATCCAGCCGATCACCAGCCACCCCAGCCCTCGGGCAAAGGGATAGCCTCGATCGCGGAGATTGGCGAACACGGCGAAGGTCAGCGGCCACGCCAGCGCGCCGATGACGGCCAGCGCCAGCCACCACACGATCACCGCCAGCGCGGGCGATCGGCTGGCTAGGCGATTCCAGCGGAAGTCGTATACCACGGGCAGCTCATCCACGGGCCGATTAAGCAGCAGGCTCTTGCGCCGCCCACCGCCGCTGGCCACCTCCCGCTGTCGGTCCTGGCGAGAGCCGGTGTAGTACGGGATCGCCCCCTCCCACGAGCCGCCCAGCAGCGCATCCCACTCCTCGTCCGTCAGATCGCGCACCTTGCGGAAGATCATCGGCTTGGGATGATCGTACAGGGTGAAGCTCTCATCGGCGTCGTCATCGACGAAGACCAGCCCGTCCAGCCGGGGATAAGCGGTGAACTCGGCCGCCTTCTCGAAGCCCAGCTTCCCCTCGAACAGGAGCTGGTAGTAGCGGATGGTCATGGGATACCGCTGCGGCAACCGAGGCACGGCCCGGTAGATCCGATTCGAGGCGATGGAGATGAAGTCGGCCTGGCGCAGCATGGACTTCATCAGCTCGAACTTCTGTGGCGTGTCCTCCTCGAACGGTCCCCAGGCGATGTGGCGGAAGCCGTGAGCCGCCATATTCATGCCCGGCTCCGACAGCTGCAGCGGCAGGGGATCGTCCCAGTACTCCCACAGGATCACCGAGCCATCCGGGGCGTTCTCGTAGAACCATCGGGAGGCCTGGATCCAGGGGTGTGTGCTGCCGTATACGCCGTTGACGAAGGCCAGCGCCCAAATGGCCGTGCCGATGAGCACCAGGGCCATGAGGAGGGGAGCGGCGTAATACGCGATACGTAATACGTAATCACGTGGCGCGTGCTGCGTGTCGCGTGTTGCGTATTGCGTGAGGGCATCCTGCTGACCCTCTGGCTCGCCGATTCGCTGGTTCGCTGACTCGCTCTCTCGCTGACTCGCCGACTCGCTCTCTTGCTGACTCGCCGACTCGCTCTCTCGCTGATTCGCCAGCTCTCTCGCCCGCCTCCCCGCGTCCCACCACGTCCACAGCATGGCCGCGCCCATCAGCGCGAAGAGCGGCACCACCGGCAACATGTACCGCATGAACTTGACCATGAAGGCCCCGGTGATGCCGAAATAGGGGACCACCCAGGAGAGCAGGACCCACTCCTCGGGTCGGGCCCGGCCGCGCGCCGCTCGCACCAGGACCCAGCCAAACCCCAGGAACGCGATCACGCCCAGCGGCCATCCCATCCCCCAGCGCACCTGCTGCTCGATCTGATAGAGATAGGGCGTCGTGCCGCGATACTGGCGCGTGTACGGGAAGTCCGCCTTGCCGCGCACCATCGCCCCCTGCTCCTCGATCACCGAGATGCGGTAGGCCTTCCAGTCCAGCAGGGCGAAGGGGGACGTGACGGCGAAGGCCAGGATGGCGCAGAGGATCGCGATCAGCGCCAGCTTCACGCCGCGGGAGAGCTGCACCGCCATTTGGGGGCTGTTCACCCCATGTCGGCGGAGGGCGCGCCAGGCGGGGATCAGCGCGCCGATCCCCAGGGCGGCCAGGATGGGTAGGGCGCTGAACTTGGAGGAGACGGCGCATCCGGCCCCCACCCCGGCCAGCACCGCCGAGCGCACGTCGCCCTCCTGGGCCATGCGGATGGCGCCCAGGAGCGCTACCATGATGAAGAACGTGGCCACCGGATCGAAGGCGTAGAAGTGGGCCAGCTGGATTTGGATCACCGTCAGGGCGGAGAACGCCGCGGCCAGCAGCCCCACCCGCCGATCGTACACCCGTCGCCCGATCCAGTAGATCAGGAGCACCGTGCCGGTGTCGAACAGGGCGGATAGGTGGCGGCCGACCTGGGGGAAGCCGTCGTACGTGTTGGCCATGAACAGCCAGTGCACCAGGCCTTCGGGCGCGCCCAGCTTCTCCGCCAGCGGCGCCAGGTTATGGAGGGCCCAGGCGACGACGGTCAGGAGGTACAGCGGGAGATGCCCGTATGCGAAGTGGCGCATACGGTACTCGCCCGCCGCCTTGCTCTCGTTGTAGTTATACAGGGGATTCCAGGTGGTCGCGTGGGGATCGAAGGCGGTGGATAGATCGTCAGGCCAACGGATCTCCGTGGCCACGATGCTGATCCAGCGCTCGTCCGGATGCGCGTGGTGTCCTTCGTCCCAATTGACGTCGTACAGCCGCAGGGCCAGGGATAGGATGAGGATGCCGATGAGTAGGAGCGACTCGCCTCGGCGTTGCACCCCGACGAGCCACCTTTGGGCACGCGCCACCATGGCCTCCATGTGGTCTTAGTCCACCAGGGCGATTATAGCATCCGGCGCGAACCATGACAAGTAAAGTGGATAGCGGTAATCAGGGCCTCTCCTCGGCGATGGCCCCACGCGTGCGCGCGTCCCTTGGAGAGGTCTGGAAGAGCTGACCCCGGGCAGAGGTGATTCATGAATCGCCTCTGACGCTTTGAAAAAGCCCGGG
Proteins encoded in this window:
- a CDS encoding phospholipid carrier-dependent glycosyltransferase produces the protein MQRRGESLLLIGILILSLALRLYDVNWDEGHHAHPDERWISIVATEIRWPDDLSTAFDPHATTWNPLYNYNESKAAGEYRMRHFAYGHLPLYLLTVVAWALHNLAPLAEKLGAPEGLVHWLFMANTYDGFPQVGRHLSALFDTGTVLLIYWIGRRVYDRRVGLLAAAFSALTVIQIQLAHFYAFDPVATFFIMVALLGAIRMAQEGDVRSAVLAGVGAGCAVSSKFSALPILAALGIGALIPAWRALRRHGVNSPQMAVQLSRGVKLALIAILCAILAFAVTSPFALLDWKAYRISVIEEQGAMVRGKADFPYTRQYRGTTPYLYQIEQQVRWGMGWPLGVIAFLGFGWVLVRAARGRARPEEWVLLSWVVPYFGITGAFMVKFMRYMLPVVPLFALMGAAMLWTWWDAGRRARELANQRESESASQQESESASQRESESANQRIGEPEGQQDALTQYATRDTQHAPRDYVLRIAYYAAPLLMALVLIGTAIWALAFVNGVYGSTHPWIQASRWFYENAPDGSVILWEYWDDPLPLQLSEPGMNMAAHGFRHIAWGPFEEDTPQKFELMKSMLRQADFISIASNRIYRAVPRLPQRYPMTIRYYQLLFEGKLGFEKAAEFTAYPRLDGLVFVDDDADESFTLYDHPKPMIFRKVRDLTDEEWDALLGGSWEGAIPYYTGSRQDRQREVASGGGRRKSLLLNRPVDELPVVYDFRWNRLASRSPALAVIVWWLALAVIGALAWPLTFAVFANLRDRGYPFARGLGWLVIGWIVWMLASLRIMRNALPTIYLALALLAALSYLLWRRHRAEMASFWRAQRPLILLHEAVFGLAFLFFVFIRLLNPDLWQPWNGGEKFMEFAFLNAILRSPYFPPYDPYFAGGYMNYYYYGQYLVALLIKLTGIIPSVAFNLAVPTLFALTVSGAFGLVYNLVPVRREGRARFWAVGVGWGLLGGIFVALIGNLDGMGQVLRSLARIGGSEFESGIPGLQTLVRAIAGLRAVLFQGVPLPSYDYWGPSRVIPYTINEFPFWSFLFADLHPHMIGIPFTILFLGLAYNMVAGYGSSWTSEGRLEGALSFLALPLTLGALGVINTWDLPTYLGIGVLAFLLREWRGYGLRPPGALVWGRIRVRHLLLYVIGLIGLALGMYVPFYWHYAAVGSSGVGIVRHPKTQVTQWLMIWGFLIFLAIVFVFSEARQRPSRWRGADGRPLGFVRWVHLTLAHWDRPARLVELHRSLVRAPTVGYVLARWAVILSLVIGVVALILGYRVVAFLWLPLLAAAFLLIRNTSSPEDLFTGALIFTGILVLAGVEVFFLRDFLCGCPPGSDTVGDFYRMNTLFKFYIQGWVLLGTGGAAALARLWPRVTTRWPRPWRVAWEGAFVVLLASSLVFPVLGTPARVNDRFPGPRPPRNTLDGMAYMTVGVYTWPNGNNPIELRYDYEAIRWMLDHIRGTPVVAEAPAGWYLVNGQNVGYDYYRAGGLRVSSMTGFPTLLGQHQGEQRYGDQVGRRENDGKELFQTTDPARAQALMDQLRITYLYIGKLERTLFSPESLAKFDQMVADGRLKIVYQNPQVTLYKVRWRE